agcagcagcagcagcagcagcaggagcaggagCAGCTGGGAGGAACCAGGAGGGGAACGAGTAGAGGGGGACGTCAAAGTAACGACGACAGCGAAGGTAAGACGAGAAGAAactgagaaagaaaaaagaaagaaagaacaaactCTTACCTGTCGATTCACACAGATGGATCCAGTACACACGGCATGGAAGGATTACTTGGATATCCATCTCTGCCACGTCAGCAACTCCTAACCTTAGATCCCAACATCTACGGAGGAGAGCCATTCAGACATGGGCTTACGCCCCCTCAGCTGAATACTGATCAACTCCATCCATATGGTATGACCAAGAATGTAcaatgcagggttggggtcaagtataattataatttagaatttttattttatttcggcggtcttcacaaacaaaacaaaaaaaagtacagaagAAACACTCAATTGTACAATTCATCCAGAGAAAGGTTGAAGTaaagcttatatatatatatacagtacttacCCTATcacaacataataaaataaagttctctacataatatcgcacacaaaaaaatatttaactcatattactattttcacaatatacattcaatatataagtttaatatatacagtttatacactcatatcaaacatatatacgtacatacacacatacatacatacataattggcaattaattacaattatggcgtaattatattgtaattgtaatttcaaaaatgtgttgctgtcataattgtaatgaaattgtaagtgagtttagataattgactttgtaattgtaattgtaattgccatgcaattgtcaattataatttaacgcaaaactagggaaccatgttacaattctatgtacaattctacacatatgtagtgaataattattcaaatgtttcatatcaagctttcccacatttgaccattttttaaaaattatataaatcgAGGGGCATAGTGACACAGTAAaagctcagatgtccacaccaaaaatatgaaaacctatatttttattgattgcGTCAATACGGGTCAAAACCTTTGtagtcctttctgtgtgggtttacttggtgtgtgttttttttagttttttgacgtttcatgtgaatttttgttgccttttgaTGCGTCATCGCGTGtgcttttgttatattttttgtgttattgttgtcattttgtgcaactcTCTGTCATTACGTACAATTTCATTGGCATTTTGTGAGTCTTTGAAATCCTTTTGTGTATggtgatgtttttgtttgtgtttaaagtgGATGATTGGTGTATCTTTTGTTGAAATTCTGTgcgttttgctgttgttttttgtgtttctggggttttgtgtgttattttgggcttcatattacttccaacttcgtgaattacaattttgttttggcgGCCGCACAAAAATTAGGCCGAGGGCCGCATTTGacttgattaggaagcctaacaaggtaaccaagagataggaaagaaataagAAGATAGATTTatgaatttgtttttagtgtattttacagctgatttaggacctaatatcataagagatgctaacagaaagctaacataagaggaaCGTTAACTTTTactagattatttatttcaggcttagtaattgtgattcattgtaattgaaatttagtaattgagaatgtaattgtaagtgactttctaaggataaaaaataattgtatttggacAAAATGCTGGTGACTGTAATCgttattgaattgtaattgaacataggtaATCGAAAacgtagttgtaattgaaaaatggaattgaccccaaccctggtacaaGTGTAAATGAAGTGTAAAAGTTATGATTCTGTCAGAaacatcctgtttttttttaactaggaCCTCCATCTCAGCTGTCCACCCTCTTGTTTATGACAGACTCAGAGACCGTGTTTCACGACCTGGACAGTGATGGAAGTCTTGGTCACCTTGGCGATTGCCTCTTAGCAACAGGGGACGGAGGTCTTCTGGCGGGACGAGTCGGAAACCCAATTGATCGTCTCTACTCCATGCAAAactcctacttcacctcctgaccTTTGAAAACTGCAACCCTTTGGTCTCCCATTCCACCCTTCACCTCAAAGATGCAGCTAATGGAGGCCATCGACACACCTGTGGGACCTTTCTCCATGACACAGCCGGCACCCAAACGCAGTTCTGAGATTTTAATCACAGGCCTTATGTCGTTATAAGttatgattactgcagcttacCCTGTTTTAAAGGAAATAATCAACATGCTGGAAACACAGACACTGTACATTTCCAAGAAAAGTAGACCTCAGCATCTTACGTTGTCTTTATGTTCAATCAGATGCATTTCATAGCactttttaacacaaacaaaacaggtGTCATACTAAAAATGTCCATATAATTGAATTGGTTGTTCTCAAATGAATTCATCAACAGAGTTAATACCATTCTTAAAGCTACCTCCGATCATTTtgtttaaggcagtggctatccgtacggttgccgtatcaatataccgacattctatccgtaatTGGTCAGTTTatgtcacgtgataggtcagtcattggccagtttaggttgcgtgactaagaataaatcttaccctaaacctaaccctaaccctaaaaattgcgatattgggttataaccctaaccctaagacgctacgtacttcggtaaccgtaccaacagcaccgggggttgtccgtacggcaaccatacaaatagacactttctttttttaattagacaAAACCATAGTGTGTGCGTCATAGATAAAAGACTCAAATATTATTCacaccaaaaagaaaggaaaaatatatgattttgatttttatttatctcaaactctaaattaaagtaaaatgaacaaaaacagaacCCATCAGGGTCGAGACAGTGCATATGTATGttaaacatattatatataagATCAGCGGTTCCTTAATAATCAACCAAATGCACATACACACTTATGTCAACACTTATCAAAGGTCAAAATTGCCGCTTTAAAGTTAGTTTTCATCTCCATCCAAAACATtccgtttgttgacattttcgcacattgcattgtgggatgtggagtcctgtaaacagacgcatagaagtgtttttactgtgattttttgtgtttcttcaccagacaatgACAGCGATtctcttgacaccatttttattcccagtattccccatgatatcagaatctccacatcccacaatgcaatgcagtgtttacggtggagatgaaaaccaaCTTTCAAGCATGAAATTCAaccttttttccttcttttttggagtaaattatgtttgactgattgatctatgaggcatacactatgattttattgataaaaaataatcagggGTGTAACAGATTAAGTTTTATGTAAAGTTGGTAATTTAAGACTTTATTTAATGTTGCAGAACTGTGTTTTGCGAGAGATTAGTGATTGTTATGGAAGACTGCAGTGTTTACACTACTGTGTATGGTTTGGACTAAATTTTGCTCTCaggttagtgtgtgtgcgtgtcctgaGCCACAAGGAAGGATGTTTGGCTcggaaaaattacaaataaattgccTCAGTGACTTCAAAAACAACTGACTGTAGTAGACTGGTTTAAATGATGTGTTCTATTGGACATTCTGAGTTTTTGATCATGCATGTCAGCTATACAAAAGGACCAAAATTTTAATttgggaaaggaaaaaaaaaaaagttagcaaTTACATAACGGTACAGGGTCATTTTTGAAAAGCATTGTACAAAATTGTGTTGTTTAGCTTTTCCTTTATTTTACAGTGTAATGGGAAAACGACGACTCCAGTCAAACCAATACATCTACTACAAAGTGCTAATATTCTAACACTGGATACATGCCTAAGTACTCCAAGGCTGAGTACGAGTGTATTTATTGTTGTCGTCACCTGTTCTTCAAAATATATAATGCTGTTAGGTAGATACTTTGTACAGGCACCCTTTTCCTAATAGTCTgccaatatttaaaatgtagcaTGTGTAGTGATGTGCCAAAAAGTAGGTCCACACTTCAAAAAGGCCTCTACAGAACTGTTGAATAACAAGTGTGCATCAGGATCACATTGTGAGTGTGGAACTGGAAATAAATAGCATTAGggtgatatttgttttatttacatcagCTACAATCTGTACTACTCCTTcatgaaattatttttgaacTCCAATGTTTGACTCTCAATGTTTTGACAGTAACATTATTGTAAATGTAACTTATTTGTGCAGTATTAGGTGAGTTCCTCTCTTATTCTTTCCTCCGTGGCTGCTCGGTGATGTGCTTTGAATGTAACTTTGCTGTATCTTCAATACAATCTGCTATTTCACCACAGTACACTTGCCTTATTTGTcctaaatacaataaatgataaAGCACCAGATTACCAGCACTAATCCTTAACAGCTCACAGGTCTGATAagaaatgtttcagtgaaacaAATGAACCGGAACATGTCTGTTCCAGTTGATGGTCACAGAGTTCATAACTCACCCGCCTCCCTCGTGTCTCTCTAAAAAGTCGTGCTGATTAGATAGACGGCTACCTCCCAGTCTCTGTTTCCCATACTCCTTAGTCCTAAGTCACTTAGCGGTAAGAAGAGATTGTGTGGGAGCGATACATTCCAGTTTGATATTTGATCATGATTCAAAGCCGAGGAGTGAGACATTGTAGAGATCATCAAATGCAGGGATGGGGCAACTGTTAtcactaggggtgtgtattgcctggcttctggcgatacgattcgtatcccgatacataggtcacaatacgatacgatataacccgatattaaagtacaaGGCGATTactacgattttttttttttttttaaatgtatatgacaagaaacaactaatctgtaaatttgtacaccttcatgagaaaattatgtatgaaatatattttacagtcaaaacattggctttaacatgccatgtgccaacaacttcaaataaaaaataacaaacaatctgcctgtggcttttaaaccaagtttgactttagtgcaacttaactgaggtatatgcctagaacaacaaataaatgcagaaagttactactttctttttaatttttatgaaaaaacacaagctggtcaacatgctcaGGTTTCAGAGCAcctctttgtgcagttacaatgtttcctgcagtggaaaatactttcctggtttgtgtatttttagtcattttgtgtgtttttggagtcattttctgtatttatctgtcattttgggcatttctactggaattttgtgtattttacgagtcatatgtgtgtttattatgtttgctttgttttgtcattttgggtattcattttttttttttggtcattttgccattttgggtgttttttctgtcattttgtgtaattgttagagttgtgtgtttctttgatgtcattttgtatacgtgttgttgttttgtgagttcaggtgttggttttgtgtgtattttaaatattttttgtatatttttgttgttacttttatgtatttttgttgacattctgtgcattttgctgttgctttgtgtgttttttttagttattttgtggattatgttgggcttcatattacttccaatttcctgaattacaatttttgctGGATTTGTCTTGGGGGCTGCACAGAATTAGACTGAAGGCCGattgtggcccccgggccaccagttgcccatgtctgtgaTCACATGGATGACAGAGTTATTCCCATTTTAAACACACAATTCAGTAAAAAAGGTGCCAATTAACCTttgttattattctttatttgcaaaaaacaaacttactgacattattacataataaacaGCTAAAAAGAAGTGTATTTTCCAGAGGTGCTTTAACTTCCAATGCAGTTGAAATATACTGCAGTAGTTATATTCAATAAACAATGTTATCCTAATCCATTCCAAGGACATGGTACAATTGCCAAGAGTATTTCTGCTTTTGAAGAATTCCAACTGCTACGATGGGGAAGGCATGGGATTTATAGCTGGAagagagaagaaaagaaaaaactaaacaataatacagtttcacatttttaaataaagataatgCTGATTTTAATCCATTTGGCTGACACGTTAACTTGTGAATCATGGGTTTGCTTCAGACATTTTCTGGATGCTTAGCGCGAGACTAAATTCTCAGCATGCATGACTCAGTTTGATAAAGGACACTCCTTGAGTAGACAAAAAGACAGATTATGTGTTTTCATATTTTCCGCAACCTAGTTTGACCTTGGGTTGCGTTTTTCGTACTACTCACCCACTCCGCTGAGGTCCACGGTTTCTGCACAGCTCAGAAAGCGTGCCACTTGTGGAGAGCAGGAGGCAGGTGTGTCCGCGTTTTCTCTCAGGCAGCGCTCAAACTCTACAAACTGCTTGGAGCAGTCCTGCCTGATCTTCTGGATCACTGGGCTTTACACATTGAGAGGTTAATATCACGAATACACTTTGACTCCAGCACTTTGGAAAGTGTCAGcattaaacacaaaaccaaGTCATTTGTCTTACTGTGATGAAGTGCACTGAGCAACGTCCATTTTCAGCTTGTGACACGTATGTTGCCACGTTGATGGGTTGGAAGCTACACACGAGCCATAAGCTTCCATTTCTTTATGGCAGTACTTTGCAGTGATATCCATAGCAGCCTGCCTGAACGGAATAGATGCAATTAACTCATTATTAGTGACGTCCTGATCcaatatcggtctgatatcagcctgaaaacgaatatcagattttttttttcccaattcatttttcatttattttattcaattgtagaatactgtagatattatgttgaaggttaaaatcaatgtaaccaaatggtttataataaatgggtcagtttttctcatccctactgttgctgactattgttctctgtttgagtaacatcactggATCAAgtattttctaacattccacactacaaaataagtaataaaagtatgtatgatttgtgctgatatcgtatcggatgcATATCGGTATGGGCCGATACGCAAgtctgcaatattggtatcatatcggaagtgaaaaagttgtcgggacatccctaattccacactacaaaataaataatttatttatttattttttattagaaaagaagaaaaaaaaatgtaataaaagtatgtatgattcatgctgatattggctcaatatcggtatcatatcgtaaatgaaaaagttgtatcggtaCATCCCTACTCATTATAATTGAGAAATGAATTCACTGTAGGATACACAATCCACTTCTTGTCCTGGAGGACCTGctggaaaaaacaaatataggaAAATTGTCCCCTGGCTTTATTAACGTGATTATTGATTTTACTTCAGGTGTAATTGCTGTTAGTTCAGACACCATAGATTGTATTTAGATTGTGTGAAAACAGGCAGTTTTGAACATGAGCTGTGGCGTATCCAGGTCCATTTAAcattaaaactaaatctaacGAAATCGAATGCATAAATCCATCCAGTGCTTAAAGGTTGATTAGCTtctaggtttaaaaaaaaaaaacacaaatctgacAGAAGTTTCAAATAAGTGGGATATTATAAAATGGCATTGTCACATTAAAGGTCAGTTATAAACGATTAACAACAATGaacaaatcaaacatttttttttttttttttaacaaatgacaACCAcgttaacaaaaaaacaaacaaaaattgaatgaaaacaaaaggcATAAGTCATCAGAAGAGATGCTTGAATCTGTTGTTTCAAATAAATATAGCGACATCTAATGGTCAACCTTAAACACAACATTTATATAAAATGAGAAAGAAGGCTTCAGTGCAGCTAGAATGTTCATACATGTTTAAATTATTAGTAGCATTAATAATTAGaatcttattaataataataataataataaattttattttatatagcgctttacaCTGCATTATTCATTCAAATAATGATTAatactgtgtatttttctgtatgaaATGCTGTAAAGATATAActttgattcattgattaaagttatgctattattattattgttatgtcATCCCATCACAGTACcatgaataaaattaaattatttcacaaatgaCTGTAGAAGGTGCTCCACTTTTCACCTCTCCATTTAGGAGCAAATATTTTccacaataatatatatatatatatatatatatatactgtataactgATCTCTCATAACATCCCGTTCTTAATCATTGGGATTTAACATGTTGTTAGCTCACTATCCACAATTATTACAATGTCCACTCTCCTGGGAAGATATTTCATCAAATGTGGGAATATGCAAGGTTTAGTCCTTCATTTTGGAACAGGAAAGACTAACTATCTACCGGCTGAGACCAGACCAGAATGGTGAAAAACAGCTCCTGctcataatataaaataatcaaacagtATAAATGTCCTAAAGCTTGTCAGAAAGGTACCGATTACGATTTGTCTCGAGCAATTTTCAACTTGATTTTCCACATTTGTAGTAAACAAAAAGGGTCTATACCCCTTAAATTAATCCATGGAGTTCCCAATTCTATTGGTTTGGTAATATTAGGTGTAGGTATTAAAACAACAGTGTCATTGTGTGGTAAACGTGCAGCCATGTTCAAAAACGGTTTCATTTTTCTCTAGACATCagtaataaaacaacaacaacaacaaaataaattacgTTCAAGTTCTTACATCTTTCTCCTGTACAAGGTTTTGTCCAAAACATTAGCAAAAACCCCAAGGTTATTTAACTCCTACAGCAGCATGTGTCCACCGCCTCCATAGAAGCACTGCTGGTGTCACGTGATCGGATGTGAGACACCACATTGAAAATCTGATTGGCTCAGATTTGTGTCAGTCACACAATGTGGCCGCTAAGATTTAAAGGCAAAGTAACTACTAAATGAGCATTTCGCCCAACAAGAGATGtgctaatgtttttatttttttattttatgttgatAAATAAGCCTCGAAATTATGAAAAACTATTAGCATAGatatattattttacataatGACAAGTTATCCGTTTCGGTTTGCGCTGATGAGGCTCTACTTGGTTAAACAGTACGTGTCCTTGCGTGCTGACGTATGCGGAAATCACGGTAGCGAACAAGCTTTTTTAGATTTGGTGGTGAACACTGTTGACCGCTCCGTTTATTTAGTCTTTTTCACCGGCGCAGCTGAACGGAGAGCTGGTGGATGGTAGAGGGGGGCCGGGGGGGAGTGCAGTCTACAATGAACGACCTCAGTAAAAACAGGACCATGGGTGCAGATGGAATCCAGGGACCGGGTGAGCTGCAAATGGCCCCTTCTGtgaaccaccaccaccaccaccagcagcagcagtgtgaCAGCGGCTCTGGCGACGAGCTGGTGAGCTCGGTGACGCTGTACAGGCGGAGGCCCCGTCTGCTTCACGGCACCGTGCTACCCTTCCTATCGGTCCTCTATCCGGCCTGGTTGTACGTGTGGTTCGTGGTGTACGGAGCCTCTGAGTACCCGGAGGCCGGCCTGCTGGCGTTAGCCGCCATCGGGATCGCGCACGTTCTTACAGCACTCTCTGGTTATTGGTCCGTGCACGCGCACTGTTGGCTGACTTGCTCAAAGGTAAACATAAACATTACTATGTTCTGTATCGCCTATATCTTTCATCATTATGTGCAGTCACAGTAAGGTTATCGATGGTAGTTCCAAAGATTTACCCTGATGAACTATCCCAAATTCCCTGAAATTAAAAGTTAATCACTTATATTTTAAATTTGGATTAAATTGCTTTTAATTGGCAAATAAGAAAGACAAGCATGGACAAAAATCTGCTGCAGAGAATTAAAACGAGCTGGTTTTAAAGATGGAAAGGagttgttttaattaatcaaaTACATGGATTCTTTACGATTTTTCCCAAAAGAAAAATTGAAAACATGTAGAATTTAAGATCATGGAGCTGGGTATCGAAGCGATTCAAATTTCCCACAAGGGTTTGGTT
The Gouania willdenowi chromosome 8, fGouWil2.1, whole genome shotgun sequence genome window above contains:
- the chchd5 gene encoding coiled-coil-helix-coiled-coil-helix domain-containing protein 5 isoform X2, whose translation is MDITAKYCHKEMEAYGSCVASNPSTWQHTCHKLKMDVAQCTSSHPVIQKIRQDCSKQFVEFERCLRENADTPASCSPQVARFLSCAETVDLSGVAINPMPSPS
- the chchd5 gene encoding coiled-coil-helix-coiled-coil-helix domain-containing protein 5 isoform X1, encoding MQAAMDITAKYCHKEMEAYGSCVASNPSTWQHTCHKLKMDVAQCTSSHPVIQKIRQDCSKQFVEFERCLRENADTPASCSPQVARFLSCAETVDLSGVAINPMPSPS